A section of the Amycolatopsis sp. AA4 genome encodes:
- a CDS encoding tautomerase family protein — MPHVQIDWFPGRTTEQKRELAEVLTREICRIGNCAPEAVGIVFTDIDTANWARAGKLFSDS; from the coding sequence ATGCCCCACGTTCAGATCGACTGGTTCCCCGGTCGCACCACCGAGCAGAAACGCGAGCTGGCCGAGGTGCTGACCCGCGAGATCTGCCGGATCGGCAACTGCGCCCCGGAAGCGGTCGGCATCGTGTTCACCGACATCGACACCGCGAACTGGGCGCGGGCAGGCAAGCTCTTCTCGGACAGCTGA
- a CDS encoding SRPBCC family protein, translating to MASLRSHVLLDAPADAVWQVIGDTAAVADWFPSMKSSTGDTRQRTVVLGDGSVLEEAVVTHDPARRRLQYRVTGGDLPVTDHLGTVDVLEIDPGRSIVVYSTEISPDSLADAFDAAISEAVAGLPAHLS from the coding sequence ATGGCCAGCCTTCGTTCCCACGTCCTGCTCGACGCACCCGCCGACGCAGTGTGGCAGGTGATCGGCGATACCGCGGCGGTCGCCGACTGGTTCCCGTCCATGAAGTCCTCCACCGGAGACACGCGGCAGCGCACCGTGGTCTTGGGGGATGGTTCGGTCCTGGAAGAGGCCGTCGTCACGCACGACCCAGCCCGGCGGCGGCTGCAGTACCGGGTAACCGGCGGCGACCTCCCCGTCACCGACCACCTGGGCACGGTCGACGTGCTGGAAATCGATCCGGGCCGGTCGATCGTCGTGTACAGCACGGAAATCTCGCCGGACTCGCTCGCGGACGCGTTCGACGCGGCGATCAGCGAGGCAGTCGCGGGCCTGCCCGCCCACCTGTCCTGA
- a CDS encoding MBL fold metallo-hydrolase has translation MSWTIGEIAVHRIDEIEFPAATGPWLLPGATAEVVSGEDWLRPDFADGGAIRLHSHSFAFEKDGMKILVDTGIGNGKTRANPAWHDLDTGYPDALAAAGFAPDDVDLVLLTHLHADHVGWNTREQDGEWVPTFASARYVTARAEREFWAGYAMDAARRQMFEDSVLPVERAGLLDLVDVPYAGVEIVSGVRLRPTPGHTPGHVSVELTSSGETALITGDAVHHPVQFAHPEIGASVDIDPAESEKTRRRLLAELADSGALVLGTHFTPPTGGRVVSHGSGYRLAERP, from the coding sequence ATGTCCTGGACCATCGGCGAGATCGCTGTCCACCGGATCGACGAGATCGAATTCCCCGCCGCGACCGGGCCGTGGCTGCTCCCCGGCGCGACGGCCGAGGTCGTCTCGGGCGAGGACTGGCTGCGTCCGGATTTCGCCGACGGCGGCGCGATCCGCTTGCACAGCCACAGTTTCGCGTTCGAGAAGGACGGGATGAAGATCCTCGTCGACACCGGGATCGGCAACGGGAAAACGCGCGCCAACCCGGCGTGGCACGACCTCGACACCGGATATCCGGACGCGCTCGCCGCCGCCGGGTTCGCCCCGGACGACGTGGACCTCGTGCTGCTCACCCACCTGCACGCCGACCACGTCGGCTGGAACACCCGCGAGCAGGACGGCGAGTGGGTGCCGACGTTCGCCTCCGCCCGGTACGTCACGGCCCGCGCCGAGCGCGAGTTCTGGGCGGGCTACGCCATGGACGCGGCGCGGCGGCAGATGTTCGAGGACTCGGTGCTGCCGGTCGAGCGCGCCGGCCTGCTGGACCTCGTCGACGTCCCCTATGCCGGGGTGGAAATCGTGTCCGGCGTGCGACTGCGGCCGACGCCGGGGCACACCCCTGGGCACGTGTCGGTCGAGCTGACCAGCTCCGGCGAAACCGCGCTGATCACCGGGGACGCGGTGCACCATCCGGTGCAGTTCGCGCACCCGGAGATCGGCGCGTCGGTGGACATCGACCCGGCGGAATCCGAGAAAACCCGCCGCCGTCTCCTCGCCGAACTGGCCGATTCGGGCGCTCTCGTGCTGGGCACGCACTTCACCCCGCCCACCGGCGGCCGCGTGGTCTCGCACGGCTCCGGCTACCGGCTCGCGGAACGTCCGTGA
- a CDS encoding amidase produces the protein MSLADLTLAEASAAIRDRRVSPAELVEDVLARIDEVEPRLRAYVTVDADRARAEAAELGEIHGPLHGIPMGLKDLIDVAGTATTASSQVRAGHRAERDSTVAAQLKAAGAVLLGKTHTHEFAYGLTTPQTHNARNPSRVAGGSSGGSAVAVAAGAATFAMGTDTGGSIRVPAALNGVVGLKPTYGLIPRNGVTSLSWSLDHVGPITRTVEDAALVLSVLIGQSFSIGDDLTGLRVGVPGNYYFDHVDPAVEAAVREAIDHLAELGAELVDVEIPMTRYLQATQWGLMVPEATAYHERSLRTVPDQYAADVRVLLEAGELMSAGDYLRAQRSRTLMRQEWTRLFDKIDVLAAPTVPMTAVPAGQETVTWSDGSVEAVSDAYVRLSAPANITGVPALTLPVGDDPDGLPIGLQLLARSHGESVLLRTGHALERARLTVTR, from the coding sequence ATGTCGCTGGCTGACCTCACTCTCGCCGAAGCGTCCGCCGCGATCCGGGACCGGCGGGTCTCACCCGCCGAACTGGTCGAGGACGTCCTGGCCCGCATCGACGAGGTCGAACCGCGGTTGCGCGCGTACGTCACGGTGGACGCCGACCGGGCCCGTGCCGAAGCCGCGGAGCTGGGCGAAATCCACGGCCCGCTGCACGGCATCCCGATGGGCTTGAAGGACCTGATCGACGTCGCCGGTACCGCGACCACCGCCAGTTCCCAGGTGCGCGCCGGACATCGCGCCGAGCGGGACAGCACCGTCGCCGCCCAGCTCAAGGCCGCCGGAGCGGTCCTGCTCGGCAAAACCCACACCCACGAATTCGCCTACGGCCTCACGACTCCGCAGACCCACAACGCCCGCAACCCGTCCCGCGTAGCCGGGGGATCCAGCGGCGGTTCCGCTGTTGCCGTCGCCGCCGGGGCCGCGACGTTCGCGATGGGCACCGACACCGGCGGTTCGATCCGGGTCCCCGCCGCGCTGAACGGTGTCGTCGGCCTGAAACCGACGTACGGGCTCATCCCGCGCAACGGCGTGACCTCGCTGTCCTGGTCGCTGGACCACGTCGGCCCGATCACCCGCACCGTCGAGGACGCGGCACTGGTGTTGTCTGTCCTGATTGGACAGTCGTTCTCAATCGGCGACGACCTCACCGGGCTGCGCGTCGGAGTCCCCGGCAACTACTACTTCGACCACGTCGACCCGGCCGTGGAAGCCGCTGTCCGCGAGGCGATCGACCATCTCGCCGAACTGGGTGCCGAGCTGGTCGACGTCGAAATCCCGATGACCCGGTACCTGCAGGCAACGCAGTGGGGCCTGATGGTCCCCGAGGCCACGGCGTATCACGAGCGGAGCCTGCGCACCGTGCCGGACCAGTACGCCGCGGACGTCCGCGTCCTGCTGGAGGCGGGCGAGCTGATGAGCGCGGGGGATTACCTGCGCGCCCAACGGTCCCGCACCCTCATGCGCCAGGAATGGACGCGGCTGTTCGACAAGATCGACGTCCTCGCCGCACCGACCGTCCCGATGACCGCCGTCCCGGCCGGACAGGAGACCGTCACGTGGTCCGACGGGAGTGTCGAAGCAGTCTCGGACGCGTACGTACGGCTCTCGGCCCCCGCGAACATCACCGGCGTGCCAGCGTTGACGCTTCCGGTCGGCGACGATCCCGACGGATTGCCGATCGGCCTGCAGCTTCTCGCCCGGTCGCATGGCGAGTCCGTGCTGCTGCGGACCGGACACGCCTTGGAACGGGCGCGCCTTACAGTGACAAGGTGA
- a CDS encoding TetR/AcrR family transcriptional regulator — protein MSQKRMVRPGGRSARVQESVHAAVRDLIAEAGRDALTVPQVAARAGVTPSTIYRRWGDLQELLSDVAVERLRPEAPPEDHGSLAADLTAWTELFLDEMSSPAGRAYIRDALLGDPDGSNAGQCSAYAVDQVEVVLARAAARGEPAPAADTVMDRVVAPIMYRILFRPEGLDAAYARRLAAEVLA, from the coding sequence GTGAGCCAGAAGCGGATGGTGCGTCCGGGCGGGCGCAGCGCGCGAGTCCAGGAGTCGGTGCACGCCGCCGTCCGCGACCTGATCGCCGAAGCGGGCCGGGACGCGCTGACCGTGCCGCAGGTCGCCGCGCGGGCGGGCGTCACGCCGTCGACGATCTACCGGCGGTGGGGCGACCTGCAGGAACTCCTGTCGGACGTCGCGGTCGAGCGGCTGCGCCCGGAAGCCCCGCCGGAGGACCACGGTTCGCTGGCCGCGGACCTCACGGCGTGGACCGAGCTGTTCCTGGACGAAATGTCCTCGCCCGCCGGCCGGGCCTACATCCGCGACGCGCTGCTCGGCGACCCGGACGGAAGCAACGCCGGACAGTGCTCGGCCTACGCCGTCGACCAGGTGGAAGTCGTCCTGGCCCGCGCGGCCGCCCGGGGCGAGCCGGCCCCGGCGGCGGACACGGTGATGGACCGGGTGGTGGCTCCGATCATGTACCGGATCCTGTTCCGCCCGGAGGGCCTCGACGCCGCGTACGCCCGCCGGTTGGCGGCTGAGGTGCTGGCTTAG
- a CDS encoding GNAT family N-acetyltransferase, with translation MEIRRNNDYDLFFSTVQAAFGRYWPESPGSGILGAFESERSLIAHAPDGKAVGTTGAHSFDLTLPGDVLASAAGVTAVGVLPTHRRQGVLRALMQEHLADVRARGEFLSVLLCSEAVIYRRFGYGPATYTEQMTVERHRSAFGAPRGGSAVATGSVELLRRVDCGELLEEIYDRYRRTQPGALSRPHRWWALGAGHPPTGPEPRYLAVHRDADGTADGYASYLVTDGVLTVDEVIAVDDAAFTSLTQYLLGHDLVKKIDFKHLPPGNPLRWQLADLRAGEPTTTDWLWVRLLDVPRALTTRGWFADGSLVLDVTDPFLEEHGRYRLTVRDGKAECVRTDLAPDLSLDVSDLGSIYLGGTVPSVLVRAGHVRAHNGEAAGAADALFRSDRAPHCVHWF, from the coding sequence ATGGAAATCCGGCGCAACAACGATTACGACCTCTTCTTCAGCACCGTCCAGGCTGCGTTCGGCCGCTACTGGCCCGAGTCGCCGGGCAGCGGCATCCTGGGCGCGTTCGAGAGCGAACGGAGCTTGATCGCCCACGCGCCGGACGGGAAGGCGGTCGGCACCACCGGCGCGCACTCCTTCGACCTCACGCTGCCGGGCGACGTGCTCGCCTCCGCCGCCGGGGTGACCGCTGTCGGGGTGCTTCCGACGCATCGGCGGCAGGGCGTGCTCCGCGCGTTGATGCAGGAACACCTGGCCGACGTCCGCGCCCGCGGCGAGTTCCTGTCGGTGCTGCTCTGCTCCGAAGCGGTGATCTACCGGCGGTTCGGCTACGGCCCGGCGACCTACACCGAGCAGATGACCGTCGAACGGCACCGCTCCGCTTTCGGCGCCCCGCGCGGGGGTTCGGCGGTCGCGACCGGCTCCGTCGAACTGCTCCGGCGCGTCGACTGCGGCGAGTTGCTGGAAGAGATCTACGACCGCTACCGGCGCACCCAGCCGGGCGCGTTGTCGAGGCCGCACCGCTGGTGGGCACTGGGCGCGGGACACCCGCCGACCGGCCCGGAACCGCGGTACCTCGCCGTGCACCGGGACGCCGACGGGACCGCGGACGGATATGCGAGCTACCTGGTCACCGACGGCGTCCTGACGGTCGACGAGGTCATCGCGGTGGACGACGCCGCTTTCACCTCGCTCACCCAATACCTGCTGGGGCACGACCTGGTCAAGAAGATCGACTTCAAGCATCTCCCGCCGGGAAACCCGCTGCGCTGGCAGCTGGCCGACCTGCGCGCGGGCGAGCCCACCACGACGGACTGGCTCTGGGTCCGGCTGCTGGACGTCCCGCGCGCGCTGACCACTCGCGGCTGGTTCGCGGACGGTTCGCTGGTCCTGGACGTGACCGACCCGTTCCTGGAGGAGCACGGCCGGTACCGGCTGACGGTCCGGGACGGCAAGGCCGAGTGCGTACGGACGGACCTCGCGCCGGATCTGTCGCTGGACGTGAGCGATCTGGGGTCGATCTACCTCGGCGGGACGGTGCCGAGCGTGCTGGTCCGGGCCGGACATGTGCGGGCGCACAACGGAGAGGCAGCCGGAGCGGCGGATGCGTTGTTCCGTTCGGATCGCGCGCCGCACTGCGTGCACTGGTTCTAA
- the xdhC gene encoding xanthine dehydrogenase accessory protein XdhC, which translates to MNWLSAVQHLRDAGLPGVLVTVTSSRGHTPREGGAKMVVGTAETHGTIGGGNAEAVAIEQARELLRDNATAPVLQTLSLSDKAPYQHGVQCCGGTMTLLFEPLPVRPAVAVFGVGHVGLELARVLARHEVSLHLIDSRPAQLTPERLAVLDDAVASVHVHQVPLLPETVLSELPAGTHVLIMTHDHAEDIALCDAALRSGTCGSIGLIGSAGKWSRFRKRLTDLGHDEAALSRITTPIGLPDLTGKEPAVIAVSVAASLLQKFQARVQPGALQA; encoded by the coding sequence ATGAACTGGCTCAGCGCGGTCCAGCACCTGCGGGACGCGGGGCTGCCGGGCGTACTCGTCACCGTGACGTCCTCGCGCGGGCACACCCCGCGCGAGGGCGGCGCGAAAATGGTGGTCGGCACCGCGGAAACCCACGGCACGATCGGCGGCGGCAACGCCGAGGCGGTCGCGATCGAGCAGGCCCGGGAACTGTTGCGGGACAACGCGACCGCGCCGGTGCTGCAAACGCTTTCGCTGTCCGACAAGGCTCCTTACCAGCATGGCGTGCAATGCTGCGGAGGCACGATGACGCTGTTGTTCGAACCGCTGCCGGTGCGGCCCGCGGTGGCGGTCTTCGGAGTCGGGCACGTCGGCCTGGAGCTGGCGCGGGTGCTCGCCCGGCACGAGGTTTCGCTGCACCTGATCGACAGCCGTCCGGCGCAGCTGACCCCGGAACGGCTGGCCGTGCTCGACGACGCGGTGGCGAGCGTGCACGTCCACCAGGTCCCGTTGCTGCCGGAAACCGTGCTGTCCGAACTGCCGGCGGGCACGCACGTGCTGATCATGACGCACGACCACGCCGAGGACATCGCGCTGTGCGACGCGGCGCTGCGCAGCGGCACGTGCGGATCGATCGGGCTGATCGGGTCCGCCGGGAAATGGTCGCGGTTCCGGAAGCGGCTGACCGACCTCGGGCACGACGAGGCCGCGCTGTCCCGGATCACGACGCCGATCGGGCTTCCGGACCTGACCGGGAAGGAACCGGCGGTGATCGCGGTGAGCGTCGCGGCCTCGTTGCTGCAGAAATTCCAGGCGCGCGTCCAGCCGGGCGCGCTTCAGGCGTAA